The proteins below come from a single Mus musculus strain C57BL/6J chromosome 5, GRCm38.p6 C57BL/6J genomic window:
- the Mtf2 gene encoding metal-response element-binding transcription factor 2 isoform X5, producing MRDSTGAGNSLVHKRSPLRRNQKTSASLNKLSLQDGHKAKKPACKFEEGQDVLARWSDGLFYLGTIKKINILKQSCFIIFEDSSKSWVLWKDIQTGATGSGEMVCTICQEEYSEAPNEMVICDKCGQGYHQLCHTPHIDSSVIDSDEKWLCRQCVFATTTKRGGALKKGPNAKALQVMKQTLPYSVADLEWDAGHKTNVQQCYCYCGGPGDWYLKMLQCCKCKQWFHEACVQCLQKPMLFGDRFYTFICSVCSSGPEYLKRLPLQWVDIAHLCLYNLSVIHKKKYFDSELELMTYINENWDRLHPGELADTPKSERYEHVLEALNDYKTIPLSSFKSSMSTFLENIFKMTRKFL from the exons AGACTCTACAGGAGCAGGTAATTCACTGGTCCACAAGCGGTCTCCTTTACGTCGAAACCAAAAGACCTCAGCATCCTTGAACAAGCTGTCTTTACAGGATGGACATAAAGCCAAAAAACCAGCATGTAAATTTGAAGAGGGTCAAGATGTCTTAGCTAGATGGTCAGATGGCTTGTTTTATCTTGGAACTATCAAAAAG ATAAACATATTGAAACAGAGCTGCTTCATCATATTTGAGGACAGTTCCAAatcctgggttctctggaaggacATCCAAACAG GAGCCACTGGGAGTGGGGAAATGGTCTGTACAATATGTCAAGAAGAGTATTCAGAAGCTCCCAATGAAATGGTTATATGTGATAAGTGTGGTCAAG GATATCATCAGCTGTGTCACACACCTCATATTGACTCGAGTGTGATTGATTCAGATGAAAAGTGGCTTTGTCGACAGTGCGTTTTTGCAACAACTACAAAG AGGGGTGGTGCGCTTAAGAAAGGACCAAATGCCAAAGCATTGCAAGTCATGAAGCAGACATTACCCTATAGTGTGGCTGACCTTGAATGGGATGCAGGCCATAAAACCAATGTCCAGCAGTGCTACTGCTATTGTGGAGGCCCTGGAGA cTGGTATTTAAAGATGCTGCAGTGCTGCAAATGTAAGCAGTGGTTTCATGAAGCTTGTGTCCAATGCCTTCAGAAGCCAATGCTGTTTGGAGATAG gttttatacatttatttgctCTGTCTGCAGTTCTGGACCAGAATACCTCAAACGTCTACCGTTACAGTG GGTAGATATAGCACACCTATGCCTTTACAACCTAAGTGTTATTCACAAGAAGAAATACTTTGATTCTGAACTTGAGCTTATGACATACATTAATGAAAACTGGGATAGATTGCACCCTGGAGAG CTGGCAGACACACCCAAATCTGAAAGATATGAGCATGTTCTGGAGGCATTAAATGATTACAAGACCAT ACCACTCTCCTCCTTTAAGTCCAGCATGTCtacatttcttgaaaatattttcaaaatgacaAGGAAATtcttataa
- the Mtf2 gene encoding metal-response element-binding transcription factor 2 isoform X4, with amino-acid sequence MPPPSMMDCTLKLDSTGAGNSLVHKRSPLRRNQKTSASLNKLSLQDGHKAKKPACKFEEGQDVLARWSDGLFYLGTIKKINILKQSCFIIFEDSSKSWVLWKDIQTGATGSGEMVCTICQEEYSEAPNEMVICDKCGQGYHQLCHTPHIDSSVIDSDEKWLCRQCVFATTTKRGGALKKGPNAKALQVMKQTLPYSVADLEWDAGHKTNVQQCYCYCGGPGDWYLKMLQCCKCKQWFHEACVQCLQKPMLFGDRFYTFICSVCSSGPEYLKRLPLQWVDIAHLCLYNLSVIHKKKYFDSELELMTYINENWDRLHPGELADTPKSERYEHVLEALNDYKTIPLSSFKSSMSTFLENIFKMTRKFL; translated from the exons AGACTCTACAGGAGCAGGTAATTCACTGGTCCACAAGCGGTCTCCTTTACGTCGAAACCAAAAGACCTCAGCATCCTTGAACAAGCTGTCTTTACAGGATGGACATAAAGCCAAAAAACCAGCATGTAAATTTGAAGAGGGTCAAGATGTCTTAGCTAGATGGTCAGATGGCTTGTTTTATCTTGGAACTATCAAAAAG ATAAACATATTGAAACAGAGCTGCTTCATCATATTTGAGGACAGTTCCAAatcctgggttctctggaaggacATCCAAACAG GAGCCACTGGGAGTGGGGAAATGGTCTGTACAATATGTCAAGAAGAGTATTCAGAAGCTCCCAATGAAATGGTTATATGTGATAAGTGTGGTCAAG GATATCATCAGCTGTGTCACACACCTCATATTGACTCGAGTGTGATTGATTCAGATGAAAAGTGGCTTTGTCGACAGTGCGTTTTTGCAACAACTACAAAG AGGGGTGGTGCGCTTAAGAAAGGACCAAATGCCAAAGCATTGCAAGTCATGAAGCAGACATTACCCTATAGTGTGGCTGACCTTGAATGGGATGCAGGCCATAAAACCAATGTCCAGCAGTGCTACTGCTATTGTGGAGGCCCTGGAGA cTGGTATTTAAAGATGCTGCAGTGCTGCAAATGTAAGCAGTGGTTTCATGAAGCTTGTGTCCAATGCCTTCAGAAGCCAATGCTGTTTGGAGATAG gttttatacatttatttgctCTGTCTGCAGTTCTGGACCAGAATACCTCAAACGTCTACCGTTACAGTG GGTAGATATAGCACACCTATGCCTTTACAACCTAAGTGTTATTCACAAGAAGAAATACTTTGATTCTGAACTTGAGCTTATGACATACATTAATGAAAACTGGGATAGATTGCACCCTGGAGAG CTGGCAGACACACCCAAATCTGAAAGATATGAGCATGTTCTGGAGGCATTAAATGATTACAAGACCAT ACCACTCTCCTCCTTTAAGTCCAGCATGTCtacatttcttgaaaatattttcaaaatgacaAGGAAATtcttataa